The region CAGAACAATGGAGCACGATTAATCATTGCATTGATCAGTTTGAGCAAGACTGCCATAAAGCCAACTCCTTTCATGATTTTTCCTCATCGCTAGCGATTGATGCGCTCAAGCAAGCGAGTAGCTCACTGGCCGCTATTACAGGGGCGCAAACCGACCGAATGACTCGCGATGACGGCTGGCAATTGCTTTCTATTGGTCGTCATATTGAGCGCTTATCGTTTCTAACGACAGTTTTAGATTCTGCAATCCAAGCAGGTCTATTAAACAATCCGAATTCTGATAGCTCTGGCTATACCGCTTTATTGAATCTATTCGATAGTACGATTACCTTCCATGCCCAGCATCAGCAGAGCCGCGAAATTGCACCGCTAATCAGTTTATTGGTGCTCGATGATGAAAACCCTCGCTCATTGGCATGGGTTAGTAAAGCTCTACGTGCTCGACTATCAAAGTTAGCTGGCACCGAGCGCAATAATCCAGATCAATTAACAAGAAGTGTGACCAATCTTCAAGATTATGATTTGTATAAGCTATCTTCTGTTGATGGTTATGGTAATTTCTTCGAATTACGAAACTGCTTGTATGCCACATCACAATCAGCCTGGAATGTTTCTGATGCCATTGGCGCGCGCTACTTTACGTTAATCCACGCTAATGAATACAGCGTGCAATTTTAATATTCGAATATCATGCTGCTAGAAATTACTCACGATACTCATTACTCTTACGATCCTAACGTAGAGGTTGCACAACATTTTGCCCACCTCAAGCCGGCGTCACAAAAATCACAGCAGGTTTTAAAAACACGGCTCTTGATCTACCCCAACCCTGCCTGGAGCGATGAAAGCCTGGATGATTATGGGAATGTGCGCACTTTTTTCTCTCTGCAAAATAGACATAGCGAACTTCGAATTACAGCCAAGTCATTGATACAGACAAATGAAAACGTGCAGATGGGGCCCGATCCCGAAAATACCCCACCCTGGGAGTCTGTACGCGAATACTTTCGCTATCACTCGAATACTCAGTGGGACGCGGCTTCCGAATTTTTATTTACCTCCCCTTTTATTGCCCTACGTGCAGAGTTTGCCGAATTTGCGAGAGCAAACTTTACCAGCGGAAGGCCAATCTTAGAGGCTGCAATAGATCTGACTCAGCGCATCTATGGTGAATTTCACTATGTCAGTAAGAGTACTGATATTGGCACACCAGCACTTGAGGCATTAAATAAACGGCAAGGGGTATGCCAGGATTTTGCACATATTTTGATTGCCTCATTGCGTAGCATTGGGCTTCCAGCAAAATATATCAGTGGTTACATCCTCACAAACCCACCACCCGGACAGGCGCGCCTGATTGGCGGTGATGCATCCCATGCGTGGGCATCTATTTATATCCCAAGCATTAATGAAGATGGGCAGCTGTCAGAGGGAATGTGGTGCGACCTAGATCCAACCAATAATCGCTGGGGTTATGAAACCCCTGGTGATGATTATGTCCATTTAGCTCAGGGAAGGGACTATGCCGATGTCTCCCCTATTCGCGGCGTGATCCATGGTGGCGCTGATCACACATTGGATGTCGCTGTGACTGTAATGCCAATTGAGCAATAGATTTCTTATTGGGGTGGAGAGAAGATCAGCTTTAACTTCTCACGCAGTGTCGGCTTTTGAATGACTCCTCTTATCAAGTCCTTCCAAACCTTAAAGACTACATTCACAGGATTCTTTGAGTAGTTCGGATGTGTCAGTCCATAGACAATTTCT is a window of Polynucleobacter asymbioticus QLW-P1DMWA-1 DNA encoding:
- a CDS encoding transglutaminase family protein, with the protein product MLLEITHDTHYSYDPNVEVAQHFAHLKPASQKSQQVLKTRLLIYPNPAWSDESLDDYGNVRTFFSLQNRHSELRITAKSLIQTNENVQMGPDPENTPPWESVREYFRYHSNTQWDAASEFLFTSPFIALRAEFAEFARANFTSGRPILEAAIDLTQRIYGEFHYVSKSTDIGTPALEALNKRQGVCQDFAHILIASLRSIGLPAKYISGYILTNPPPGQARLIGGDASHAWASIYIPSINEDGQLSEGMWCDLDPTNNRWGYETPGDDYVHLAQGRDYADVSPIRGVIHGGADHTLDVAVTVMPIEQ